A single Syngnathus acus chromosome 8, fSynAcu1.2, whole genome shotgun sequence DNA region contains:
- the LOC119126356 gene encoding sodium channel protein type 4 subunit alpha B-like isoform X2, which translates to MRRKTFWDIWGNSKEEEEVVRRAAQLKPFTSELKMLLGNGALRAQLENSKMVSLLPPVGTSVFRHFTPGSLKEIQRCREVQEKERQKREDKNISVTVAQENPAGGLESGKPLPFIFGDPSPEFVNTPLEDLDPFYQSQKVFIVLDGQKVIHRFNADPACYMLTAYNHVRTSAIKILLHSFFRAFILLTILTNCVFMTVQEPLEWTRIVKFAIIAIYAIEVLVKVAARGFCVGRFTFLRDPWNWLDLVIISTAYLAEIVNLGGLSRFLQVLPALKLIPAIPSVKKTLGALTRVVRKMNHVIALSLGCLIVLAALELHNFMSYLLNKCVLIQSSNDSYVDHINDGGKKRNIVFSFFLPPSRLLENIPCLHCLTANYYYLPGHTEAQLCGNRSSAGTCPDGFMCLNVGTNPNYGYTNFDSFGWAFLALLRLMTQDFWEDLFRLILHSGGKIYTINFLADILLASFSLGSLIVAVIAVAFVEQKQAETTEAEQRSKDYAEIVETLKKEEKVDGSGGLDEKPSSGVDTPKTPPVAIFGFFSNFAVLSERKDEQRPCSPCCSAFTAIFIKWTCCDGCRPKQLLHRVVSDPFFDLFVVMCLLLNITFMAMEHFPMTYQFADMLFISVPVFAVIFAVEVGLRFLATGPYFFFQVGWNIFDLVIAVITLLELHLVFISELSFTRLFCVMRVFRLARWWPNFNALLKLIRSSLGVLRRFTLLLLIIIFIFAAMGFRIFGRNYEENVCRISEDCSLPRYHMADFIHAFLLTFRVLCGEWIETMWDCMQVAGEPACLIFYATMVVVTKLALLNLFLALLIKSPNGDHQTASEVEAQKNLQEALNRIRRAVMGVKSQVLGHPSKKTGWKANLNPPGLKSDEPDQKEFLALTFVNTEEPESEVKTCDEAFKSASANGDADEENNHGDSAAGLRKPDDRDTPAQCFCDQCYRCCPVLNMDSCPAGLKTWSNWRRMCVSVVDHKYFEAFVTFVIFLSSCALAVEDIYLEKRVVLRSVLEYADYVFTCIFVLEMLLKWFAGGFKKYFTDAWCWLDFLVVLISLLSTFATLLGIPQLKAFTSLRTLRPLRLLSRFGGTKVVATTLFGVFPAILDVLLACLTLWLIFSIMGVNLFAGRFYSCVNSTWIMQDVNNKTECFMLMESNYSEVRWHNPQVNFDNVGMGFLSLLHVATVKGWLDLMASAMDSKEVESQPEYEANMFTSLYFVFFIILGSFFTFNFLISTIIEHLKWQKAKLGATGIFMTQDQMTLYDSLKAFSQKKTQRSVPRPQNKIQGLLFDLVTKDFFDIAFTVVACIQVLVLMVGTRDESMEKIKIIFWIDFAIIVIFTAECVLKLIALRRHYFAFGWNIFDFVLVVLFILGLFLEDVLNKYFILTHPFFSVIRLARTFRVLHLFRFAKGVRRLLYVLMRSLPALFNIGLFLFLIMFTFCVFGMQHFAYVKKRALMDDVFNFETFGNAFICMFTMTTLAGWDGLLLPIISEPPDCDPYLGNCGRPVVGILFLTSYVIMSFLVVVNMYIVVILEKFNMAAEESIDELCEMFYDTWERFDPHASGLIHSSQLSDFCDSLKEPLRIAKPNGIKVSNMDLPLVPEDKIHYLDLLLALTAQVQGMSGERDKLKASMEEKFKARHQAINKREDDAAIVIQRAYRKHAAQSPVQTGAQNGDVEA; encoded by the exons atgagaagaaaaacattttgggacATTTGGGGGAATTcaaaggaggaagaagaagttgTGAGGCGAGCTGCTCAACTGAAGCCATTCACTTCGGAACT GAAAATGTTGCTGGGTAACGGTGCTTTGCGGGCACAGTTGGAGAATAGCAAGATGGTGTCTCTGCTGCCCCCTGTCGGTACGAGTGTCTTCAGGCACTTTACACCTGGCTCACTGAAGGAGATCCAACGATGCCGTGAAGTCCAAGAAAAGGAACGACAGAAAAGAGAAGACAAGAATATCTCG GTGACAGTAGCACAGGAGAATCCAGCAGGTGGCTTGGAGAGTGGCAAGCCCCTTCCTTTCATCTTTGGGGACCCATCCCCTGAATTTGTCAACACCCCTCTGGAGGATCTGGATCCCTTCTACCAATCACAGAAG GTCTTCATCGTTCTGGATGGACAAAAGGTCATCCACAGATTTAATGCAGATCCTGCTTGTTACATGCTGACTGCTTACAACCATGTGAGGACCTCTGCCATTAAGATCCTCCTTCACTC CTTTTTCCGAGCTTTTATCCTGCTAACCATTTTGACCAATTGCGTGTTCATGACCGTACAAGAGCCTCTAGAGTGGACCAGGATTGTCAA GTTCGCTATTATCGCCATCTACGCAATTGAGGTGCTCGTCAAAGTTGCAGCTCGAGGTTTCTGCGTCGGTCGGTTTACCTTCCTCAGGGATCCGTGGAACTGGCTGGACTTGGTGATCATCAGCACGGC ATATCTGGCGGAAATTGTCAATTTGGGCGGCCTTTCTAGATTCCTACAAGTCCTCCCAGCACTCAAGCTCATCCCAGCCATACCCA gtgtgaagaaaacactcgGAGCGCTCACGCGAGTGGTGAGGAAGATGAATCACGTGATCGCCCTGAGCCTGGGGTGCCTGATAGTCCTCGCTGCGCTCGAGCTGCATAACTTTATGAGCTACTTATTGAACAAGTGTGTGTTGATACAATCAAGCAACGACTCGTATGTAGACCACATCAACGACGGTGGTAAGAAAcgtaacattgttttttctttttttcttcctccatcACGTCTGCTTGAAAATATCCCCTGTCTGCATTGTCTGACAGCAAATTATTATTACCTGCCTGGACACACTGAAGCTCAGCTGTGTGGAAACCGATCCTCTGCCGG GACCTGCCCGGACGGTTTTATGTGTCTGAATGTGGGAACAAACCCAAATTACGGCTACACAAACTTTGATTCCTTTGGCTGGGCTTTCCTGGCTCTACTCAGATTGATGACTCAGGACTTCTGGGAGGACCTTTTCCGACTG ATATTGCACTCAGGTGGCAAAATCTACACCATCAACTTCTTGGCGGACATTTTGCTGGCCTCTTTTTCTCTCGGGAGTCTGATTGTGGCAGTGATCGCCGTGGCGTTTGTGGAGCAGAAGCAGGCGGAGACGACCGAGGCCGAGCAGAGGAGCAAAGACTATGCTGAAATTGTGGAGACGCTGAAGAAGGAAGAGAAG gtggACGGCAGCGGTGGCCTCGACGAGAAGCCGAGTTCAGGTGTCGACACACCCAAAACACCACCTGTGGCGATTTTTGGCTTTTTCTCCAATTTCGCTGTGCTTTCAGAACGTAAGGACGAGCAACGGCCATGTTCGCCGTGCTGCTCGGCGTTCACCGCCATCTTCATCAAGTGGACCTGTTGCGACGGCTGCCGGCCTAAGCAGCTGCTCCACCGCGTCGTCTCCGATCCCTTCTTCGATCTCTTCGTCGTCATGTGCCTCCTGCTCAACATCACCTTCATGGCCATGGAGCATTTCCCCATGACGTATCAGTTTGCGGATATGCTCTTTATCTCGGTGCCG GTCTTCGCGGTGATTTTTGCAGTGGAGGTGGGCCTAAGATTTCTGGCCACGGGTCCCTACTTCTTCTTCCAG GTTGGATGGAACATCTTTGACTTGGTCATTGCTGTCATCACGTTGCTGGAGTTGCACTTGGTGTTCATTTCTGAACTGAGCTTTACAAGATTG TTCTGTGTGATGAGAGTGTTTAGGTTGGCCAGGTGGTGGCCCAACTTCAACGCGTTGCTCAAGCTCATCAGAAGCTCCTTGGGCGTTCTGAGGCGCTTCACTCTTCTTCtgctcatcatcatcttcatctttgCGGCCATGGGATTTCGAATCTTTGGAAGGAACTACGAAGAAAATGTGTGTCGCATCTCAGAAGACTGCTCACTTCCTCGCTACCACATGGCGGATTTCATCCACGccttcctcctcaccttccGAGTTCTTTGCGGAGAGTGGATTGAGACAATGTGGGATTGCATGCAGGTCGCAGGGGAGCCTGCATGTCTTATCTTCTACGCGACTATGGTGGTGGTCACAAAGCTGGCG CTTTTGAATCTGTTCTTGGCCTTGTTGATCAAATCACCCAACGGTGATCATCAGACAGCTTCAGAGGTAGAAGCACAAAAGAATCTGCAGGAGGCCCTCAACCGGATCCGCCGGGCCGTGATGGGCGTAAAGTCCCAGGTCCTGGGGCATCCGAGCAagaagacgggatggaaggcCAATCTGAATCCTCCTG GTCTTAAGAGCGATGAGCCGGACCAGAAGGAGTTCTTGGCACTTACTTTCGTAAACACCGAAGAGCCCGAATCTGAAGTCAAGACCTGtgatgaagccttcaaaagtGCATCTGCAAATGGAGATGCTgatgaagaaaataat CACGGCGACTCGGCAGCGGGATTGCGCAAACCCGACGACCGAGACACACCTGCCCAGTGCTTCTGTGACC AGTGTTACCGTTGCTGTCCAGTCCTCAACATGGACTCGTGTCCGGCAGGACTCAAAACCTGGTCCAACTGGAGGAGAATGTGCGTCTCAGTGGTTgatcacaaatattttgaggcTTTTGTGACCTTTGTAATCTTCCTGAGCAGCTGCGCTCTG GCCGTTGAGGACATCTATCTGGAGAAGCGAGTGGTGCTCAGGAGCGTTTTGGAATACGCCGACTACGTGTTCACATGCATCTTTGTGCTGGAGATGCTTCTCAAGTGGTTCGCAGGTGGATTCAAAAAGTACTTCACCGACGCCTGGTGCTGGCTCGACTTCCTCGTTGTGCTC ATATCTCTACTCTCCACATTTGCTACCCTTCTGGGCATTCCTCAGCTGAAAGCCTTCACGTCTCTGAGAACTCTGAGACCCCTCAGGCTTTTGTCTCGCTTCGGTGGCACAAAG GTGGTGGCGACAACACTCTTCGGAGTCTTCCCGGCCATCTTGGACGTGTTGCTGGCTTGTCTGACCCTCTGGTTGATCTTCAGCATAATGGGAGTGAATTTGTTCGCCGGGAGATTTTATTCCTGCGTCAACAGCACTTGGATAATGCAAGACGTCAACAACAAGACGGAGTGTTTCATGCTGATGGAATCTAACTACTCTGAAGTCCGCTGGCACAATCCCCAAGTCAATTTTGACAACGTGGGGATGGGCTTCCTCTCGCTTCTGCACGTG GCAACTGTTAAAGGCTGGTTGGACTTAATGGCATCAGCAATGGACTCCAAAGAA GTTGAGTCACAGCCGGAGTATGAGGCCAACATGTTTACATCCCTCTACTTCgtctttttcatcattttgggCTCCTTCTTCACGTTCAACTTCCTCATCAGCACTATCATTGAGCACCTCAAGTGGCAGAAGGCCAAG ttgggaGCAACGGGAATTTTCATGACACAGGACCAGATGACACTGTACGATTCCCTGAAGGCGTTCAGCCAGAAGAAAACCCAGAGGTCTGTTCCCCGGCCACAA AACAAGATTCAGGGGTTGCTCTTTGACCTCGTGACCAAAGACTTCTTCGATATCGCGTTCACGGTGGTCGCTTGTATCCAAGTGCTGGTCTTGATGGTGGGAACGCGGGACGAAAGCATGGAAAAGATCAAGATTATCTTCTGGATCGACTTTGCTATCATCGTCATCTTCACAGCCGAGTGCGTGCTGAAGCTCATTGCGCTCCGACGGCACTACTTTGCGTTTGGATGGAACATCTTTGACTTTGTGCTGGttgttcttttcattttgg GATTGTTCTTGGAAGATGTGCTGAACAAATACTTTATCCTGACACATCCATTCTTCAGCGTGATTCGATTGGCCCGCACCTTCCGGGTTCTTCATCTCTTCCGTTTTGCAAAGGGAGTCCGAAGGCTGCTCTATGTTTTGATGAGGTCACTTCCTGCCCTCTTCAACATCGggctcttcctcttcctcatcatGTTCACCTTCTGCGTCTTTGGCATGCAACACTTTGCTTATGTGAAGAAAAGAGCTCTGATGGACGACGTGTTTAACTTTGAGACATTCGGGAACGCGTTCATCTGTATGTTTACCATGACGACGTTGGCCGGGTGGGACGGATTGCTCCTGCCCATCATAAGCGAGCCGCCGGACTGCGATCCGTACTTGGGAAACTGCGGTCGACCGGTGGTGGGCATCCTCTTCCTCACATCCTATGTGATCATGTCTTTCCTGGTGGTGGTCAACATGTACATCGTcgtcattttggaaaaattcAATATGGCCGCCGAGGAGAGCATTGACGAGCTCTGCGAGATGTTTTATGACACGTGGGAGAGGTTTGACCCACACGCCTCAGGCTTGATTCACTCCAG CCAGCTGTCAGATTTCTGTGACAGTCTGAAAGAGCCGCTGAGAATCGCCAAACCCAACGGAATCAAAGTGAGCAACATGGATTTGCCTCTGGTTCCTGAAGACAAGATCCACTATTTGGACCTCCTGCTGGCCCTCACTGCTCAG gtgcaGGGAATGTCAGGAGAGAGGGATAAGCTAAAAGCTAGCATGGAGGAGAAGTTCAAGGCCCGCCATCAAGCCATTAACAAGCGGGAAGATGACGCCGCAATCGTCATCCAGAGAGCGTACAGGAAACACGCGGCGCAGTCGCCAGTCCAAACGGGAGCCCAAAATGGAGACGTAGAAGCGTGA
- the LOC119126356 gene encoding sodium channel protein type 4 subunit alpha B-like isoform X4 produces MRRKTFWDIWGNSKEEEEVVRRAAQLKPFTSELKMLLGNGALRAQLENSKMVSLLPPVGTSVFRHFTPGSLKEIQRCREVQEKERQKREDKNISQVTVAQENPAGGLESGKPLPFIFGDPSPEFVNTPLEDLDPFYQSQKVFIVLDGQKVIHRFNADPACYMLTAYNHVRTSAIKILLHSFFRAFILLTILTNCVFMTVQEPLEWTRIVKFAIIAIYAIEVLVKVAARGFCVGRFTFLRDPWNWLDLVIISTAYLAEIVNLGGLSRFLQVLPALKLIPAIPSVKKTLGALTRVVRKMNHVIALSLGCLIVLAALELHNFMSYLLNKCVLIQSSNDSYVDHINDGANYYYLPGHTEAQLCGNRSSAGTCPDGFMCLNVGTNPNYGYTNFDSFGWAFLALLRLMTQDFWEDLFRLILHSGGKIYTINFLADILLASFSLGSLIVAVIAVAFVEQKQAETTEAEQRSKDYAEIVETLKKEEKVDGSGGLDEKPSSGVDTPKTPPVAIFGFFSNFAVLSERKDEQRPCSPCCSAFTAIFIKWTCCDGCRPKQLLHRVVSDPFFDLFVVMCLLLNITFMAMEHFPMTYQFADMLFISVPVFAVIFAVEVGLRFLATGPYFFFQVGWNIFDLVIAVITLLELHLVFISELSFTRLFCVMRVFRLARWWPNFNALLKLIRSSLGVLRRFTLLLLIIIFIFAAMGFRIFGRNYEENVCRISEDCSLPRYHMADFIHAFLLTFRVLCGEWIETMWDCMQVAGEPACLIFYATMVVVTKLALLNLFLALLIKSPNGDHQTASEVEAQKNLQEALNRIRRAVMGVKSQVLGHPSKKTGWKANLNPPGLKSDEPDQKEFLALTFVNTEEPESEVKTCDEAFKSASANGDADEENNHGDSAAGLRKPDDRDTPAQCFCDQCYRCCPVLNMDSCPAGLKTWSNWRRMCVSVVDHKYFEAFVTFVIFLSSCALAVEDIYLEKRVVLRSVLEYADYVFTCIFVLEMLLKWFAGGFKKYFTDAWCWLDFLVVLISLLSTFATLLGIPQLKAFTSLRTLRPLRLLSRFGGTKVVATTLFGVFPAILDVLLACLTLWLIFSIMGVNLFAGRFYSCVNSTWIMQDVNNKTECFMLMESNYSEVRWHNPQVNFDNVGMGFLSLLHVATVKGWLDLMASAMDSKEVESQPEYEANMFTSLYFVFFIILGSFFTFNFLISTIIEHLKWQKAKLGATGIFMTQDQMTLYDSLKAFSQKKTQRSVPRPQNKIQGLLFDLVTKDFFDIAFTVVACIQVLVLMVGTRDESMEKIKIIFWIDFAIIVIFTAECVLKLIALRRHYFAFGWNIFDFVLVVLFILGLFLEDVLNKYFILTHPFFSVIRLARTFRVLHLFRFAKGVRRLLYVLMRSLPALFNIGLFLFLIMFTFCVFGMQHFAYVKKRALMDDVFNFETFGNAFICMFTMTTLAGWDGLLLPIISEPPDCDPYLGNCGRPVVGILFLTSYVIMSFLVVVNMYIVVILEKFNMAAEESIDELCEMFYDTWERFDPHASGLIHSSQLSDFCDSLKEPLRIAKPNGIKVSNMDLPLVPEDKIHYLDLLLALTAQVQGMSGERDKLKASMEEKFKARHQAINKREDDAAIVIQRAYRKHAAQSPVQTGAQNGDVEA; encoded by the exons atgagaagaaaaacattttgggacATTTGGGGGAATTcaaaggaggaagaagaagttgTGAGGCGAGCTGCTCAACTGAAGCCATTCACTTCGGAACT GAAAATGTTGCTGGGTAACGGTGCTTTGCGGGCACAGTTGGAGAATAGCAAGATGGTGTCTCTGCTGCCCCCTGTCGGTACGAGTGTCTTCAGGCACTTTACACCTGGCTCACTGAAGGAGATCCAACGATGCCGTGAAGTCCAAGAAAAGGAACGACAGAAAAGAGAAGACAAGAATATCTCG CAGGTGACAGTAGCACAGGAGAATCCAGCAGGTGGCTTGGAGAGTGGCAAGCCCCTTCCTTTCATCTTTGGGGACCCATCCCCTGAATTTGTCAACACCCCTCTGGAGGATCTGGATCCCTTCTACCAATCACAGAAG GTCTTCATCGTTCTGGATGGACAAAAGGTCATCCACAGATTTAATGCAGATCCTGCTTGTTACATGCTGACTGCTTACAACCATGTGAGGACCTCTGCCATTAAGATCCTCCTTCACTC CTTTTTCCGAGCTTTTATCCTGCTAACCATTTTGACCAATTGCGTGTTCATGACCGTACAAGAGCCTCTAGAGTGGACCAGGATTGTCAA GTTCGCTATTATCGCCATCTACGCAATTGAGGTGCTCGTCAAAGTTGCAGCTCGAGGTTTCTGCGTCGGTCGGTTTACCTTCCTCAGGGATCCGTGGAACTGGCTGGACTTGGTGATCATCAGCACGGC ATATCTGGCGGAAATTGTCAATTTGGGCGGCCTTTCTAGATTCCTACAAGTCCTCCCAGCACTCAAGCTCATCCCAGCCATACCCA gtgtgaagaaaacactcgGAGCGCTCACGCGAGTGGTGAGGAAGATGAATCACGTGATCGCCCTGAGCCTGGGGTGCCTGATAGTCCTCGCTGCGCTCGAGCTGCATAACTTTATGAGCTACTTATTGAACAAGTGTGTGTTGATACAATCAAGCAACGACTCGTATGTAGACCACATCAACGACGGTG CAAATTATTATTACCTGCCTGGACACACTGAAGCTCAGCTGTGTGGAAACCGATCCTCTGCCGG GACCTGCCCGGACGGTTTTATGTGTCTGAATGTGGGAACAAACCCAAATTACGGCTACACAAACTTTGATTCCTTTGGCTGGGCTTTCCTGGCTCTACTCAGATTGATGACTCAGGACTTCTGGGAGGACCTTTTCCGACTG ATATTGCACTCAGGTGGCAAAATCTACACCATCAACTTCTTGGCGGACATTTTGCTGGCCTCTTTTTCTCTCGGGAGTCTGATTGTGGCAGTGATCGCCGTGGCGTTTGTGGAGCAGAAGCAGGCGGAGACGACCGAGGCCGAGCAGAGGAGCAAAGACTATGCTGAAATTGTGGAGACGCTGAAGAAGGAAGAGAAG gtggACGGCAGCGGTGGCCTCGACGAGAAGCCGAGTTCAGGTGTCGACACACCCAAAACACCACCTGTGGCGATTTTTGGCTTTTTCTCCAATTTCGCTGTGCTTTCAGAACGTAAGGACGAGCAACGGCCATGTTCGCCGTGCTGCTCGGCGTTCACCGCCATCTTCATCAAGTGGACCTGTTGCGACGGCTGCCGGCCTAAGCAGCTGCTCCACCGCGTCGTCTCCGATCCCTTCTTCGATCTCTTCGTCGTCATGTGCCTCCTGCTCAACATCACCTTCATGGCCATGGAGCATTTCCCCATGACGTATCAGTTTGCGGATATGCTCTTTATCTCGGTGCCG GTCTTCGCGGTGATTTTTGCAGTGGAGGTGGGCCTAAGATTTCTGGCCACGGGTCCCTACTTCTTCTTCCAG GTTGGATGGAACATCTTTGACTTGGTCATTGCTGTCATCACGTTGCTGGAGTTGCACTTGGTGTTCATTTCTGAACTGAGCTTTACAAGATTG TTCTGTGTGATGAGAGTGTTTAGGTTGGCCAGGTGGTGGCCCAACTTCAACGCGTTGCTCAAGCTCATCAGAAGCTCCTTGGGCGTTCTGAGGCGCTTCACTCTTCTTCtgctcatcatcatcttcatctttgCGGCCATGGGATTTCGAATCTTTGGAAGGAACTACGAAGAAAATGTGTGTCGCATCTCAGAAGACTGCTCACTTCCTCGCTACCACATGGCGGATTTCATCCACGccttcctcctcaccttccGAGTTCTTTGCGGAGAGTGGATTGAGACAATGTGGGATTGCATGCAGGTCGCAGGGGAGCCTGCATGTCTTATCTTCTACGCGACTATGGTGGTGGTCACAAAGCTGGCG CTTTTGAATCTGTTCTTGGCCTTGTTGATCAAATCACCCAACGGTGATCATCAGACAGCTTCAGAGGTAGAAGCACAAAAGAATCTGCAGGAGGCCCTCAACCGGATCCGCCGGGCCGTGATGGGCGTAAAGTCCCAGGTCCTGGGGCATCCGAGCAagaagacgggatggaaggcCAATCTGAATCCTCCTG GTCTTAAGAGCGATGAGCCGGACCAGAAGGAGTTCTTGGCACTTACTTTCGTAAACACCGAAGAGCCCGAATCTGAAGTCAAGACCTGtgatgaagccttcaaaagtGCATCTGCAAATGGAGATGCTgatgaagaaaataat CACGGCGACTCGGCAGCGGGATTGCGCAAACCCGACGACCGAGACACACCTGCCCAGTGCTTCTGTGACC AGTGTTACCGTTGCTGTCCAGTCCTCAACATGGACTCGTGTCCGGCAGGACTCAAAACCTGGTCCAACTGGAGGAGAATGTGCGTCTCAGTGGTTgatcacaaatattttgaggcTTTTGTGACCTTTGTAATCTTCCTGAGCAGCTGCGCTCTG GCCGTTGAGGACATCTATCTGGAGAAGCGAGTGGTGCTCAGGAGCGTTTTGGAATACGCCGACTACGTGTTCACATGCATCTTTGTGCTGGAGATGCTTCTCAAGTGGTTCGCAGGTGGATTCAAAAAGTACTTCACCGACGCCTGGTGCTGGCTCGACTTCCTCGTTGTGCTC ATATCTCTACTCTCCACATTTGCTACCCTTCTGGGCATTCCTCAGCTGAAAGCCTTCACGTCTCTGAGAACTCTGAGACCCCTCAGGCTTTTGTCTCGCTTCGGTGGCACAAAG GTGGTGGCGACAACACTCTTCGGAGTCTTCCCGGCCATCTTGGACGTGTTGCTGGCTTGTCTGACCCTCTGGTTGATCTTCAGCATAATGGGAGTGAATTTGTTCGCCGGGAGATTTTATTCCTGCGTCAACAGCACTTGGATAATGCAAGACGTCAACAACAAGACGGAGTGTTTCATGCTGATGGAATCTAACTACTCTGAAGTCCGCTGGCACAATCCCCAAGTCAATTTTGACAACGTGGGGATGGGCTTCCTCTCGCTTCTGCACGTG GCAACTGTTAAAGGCTGGTTGGACTTAATGGCATCAGCAATGGACTCCAAAGAA GTTGAGTCACAGCCGGAGTATGAGGCCAACATGTTTACATCCCTCTACTTCgtctttttcatcattttgggCTCCTTCTTCACGTTCAACTTCCTCATCAGCACTATCATTGAGCACCTCAAGTGGCAGAAGGCCAAG ttgggaGCAACGGGAATTTTCATGACACAGGACCAGATGACACTGTACGATTCCCTGAAGGCGTTCAGCCAGAAGAAAACCCAGAGGTCTGTTCCCCGGCCACAA AACAAGATTCAGGGGTTGCTCTTTGACCTCGTGACCAAAGACTTCTTCGATATCGCGTTCACGGTGGTCGCTTGTATCCAAGTGCTGGTCTTGATGGTGGGAACGCGGGACGAAAGCATGGAAAAGATCAAGATTATCTTCTGGATCGACTTTGCTATCATCGTCATCTTCACAGCCGAGTGCGTGCTGAAGCTCATTGCGCTCCGACGGCACTACTTTGCGTTTGGATGGAACATCTTTGACTTTGTGCTGGttgttcttttcattttgg GATTGTTCTTGGAAGATGTGCTGAACAAATACTTTATCCTGACACATCCATTCTTCAGCGTGATTCGATTGGCCCGCACCTTCCGGGTTCTTCATCTCTTCCGTTTTGCAAAGGGAGTCCGAAGGCTGCTCTATGTTTTGATGAGGTCACTTCCTGCCCTCTTCAACATCGggctcttcctcttcctcatcatGTTCACCTTCTGCGTCTTTGGCATGCAACACTTTGCTTATGTGAAGAAAAGAGCTCTGATGGACGACGTGTTTAACTTTGAGACATTCGGGAACGCGTTCATCTGTATGTTTACCATGACGACGTTGGCCGGGTGGGACGGATTGCTCCTGCCCATCATAAGCGAGCCGCCGGACTGCGATCCGTACTTGGGAAACTGCGGTCGACCGGTGGTGGGCATCCTCTTCCTCACATCCTATGTGATCATGTCTTTCCTGGTGGTGGTCAACATGTACATCGTcgtcattttggaaaaattcAATATGGCCGCCGAGGAGAGCATTGACGAGCTCTGCGAGATGTTTTATGACACGTGGGAGAGGTTTGACCCACACGCCTCAGGCTTGATTCACTCCAG CCAGCTGTCAGATTTCTGTGACAGTCTGAAAGAGCCGCTGAGAATCGCCAAACCCAACGGAATCAAAGTGAGCAACATGGATTTGCCTCTGGTTCCTGAAGACAAGATCCACTATTTGGACCTCCTGCTGGCCCTCACTGCTCAG gtgcaGGGAATGTCAGGAGAGAGGGATAAGCTAAAAGCTAGCATGGAGGAGAAGTTCAAGGCCCGCCATCAAGCCATTAACAAGCGGGAAGATGACGCCGCAATCGTCATCCAGAGAGCGTACAGGAAACACGCGGCGCAGTCGCCAGTCCAAACGGGAGCCCAAAATGGAGACGTAGAAGCGTGA